Genomic DNA from Microbacterium neungamense:
GCGGTAGAGCGCGGCGTTCGCGTGGCGGTCGCCGCCGCGGTTGAGGCGGTGTCGGTGGGTTTTGCCTGATGAGGCGGGGATGGGCGCGACGCCGCAGAGCATCGCGAATGCGGCTTCGGAACGGAGCCGGCCGGGGTTCTCGCCAGCGGTGACGAGCAGTTGCCCGGCGACATCGGCGCCGACCCCGTTGAGGGCGAGCAGCCGCGGGTTGATGTCCGCGACGAGAGGGTCGATGAGTGCGTCGAGTTCGGCGATCTCGGCGGTCAGCGACTGGTGGCGGCGTGCGAGAGCGCGCAGCGCGATCTTCGATGCCTGCTCGGGTTCGTCGGCGCGTGTGGTGTCGGGACGTGCAGCGGCACATACCTCGATCAGCTCCCGGTCTGACAGCCCCCGCAACCGTTCGCGGAGCGCGTCGGGTGCGGTGACGATGATCGCCTTCATCCGGCGTTGACAGTCGGCGCGCTGGGTCACGGCGCTGCGCCTGGCGATCCGCAGATTGCGGAGCGCTTCCACCTTCCCTGCTCGGTCCTTCGGGATCCCCGATCGTGTGCCTGCCAACGCTGCCCGGGCGGCAGCTTCCGCGTCCAGCGGGTCGGACTTACCGGCAAAGCGCCGCGACTTCCGGTCCGGTCGGTCCACTTCCCGCAGCTCGACACCCGCAGCGCGCAGGTGACGGGCAAGACCGGCACCGTATGCGCCGGTGCCCTCGATCCCCGCGATCACGAGCACACCGAACGCACACGCCCAACTCAGCAACGCGGCATAACCGGAACGATTCGCGGGGAACTGCGCGCTCCCGAGCAGCCGGCCGGTGGTGTCGATGACCGCCGCGGTGTGGGAATCGCCATGCGTGTCGATACCCGCCACGATCATGACCTGGTCCTGCTGCTCTTCTCGTGCGATGGTGGTCATCGCCGTCCCTTCCTCTCAACTCTCCGATCGGACGGCACGCACCATCCGAGAGCGAGCGGACAAGACAGTGATGGGTGCCTGCTGGCACAGGCTCCTATGAGGTCACAACCCTCGCACGGTGAGTGCATGGCAGCCCCGCAGCGATCGAACGACAGATCGCGTTCAAGACCCGTAGTCAGTCAGTCGCTGAGTCAGGACAACCGCTGCGGGGCTCCCACCACCATCATCACTGTCAGTTGCGGATGATCGCGGGGCTCGAGACCGCCGAGGCGGCACAGCACGTCTGGGACTCGGGAGAAGATGCCGTTCGAGACCCTGCGGGAACGCGGGTCGGCGCGCTCGACGAGATGCCACAGTTCTGCCCAGGACAGCCCGTTGCGACGGCACAGCCGGATGGCGTAGCTGTCCGGCGTCTCGCGAGGGAAGGGAGGGACCGGCACCGGCAGCGCACGGAGCACGGTCACCTGCTCCCGACGAGCTGTGCCCCTGCACCGAGCGCCTTTGCCGCCTGCGTGAGCGATCGCTGATCGAGCTTCTCGGTCTCCGACTCGATCGCCCGGATGGCAGCCAGCTGCAGGGTGTCCTTGAGCAGCCCGATCTCGCCGCCGGAAAGGGCGTGGAGCTCACGCGCGACGTCGAGGATCTTGCCCTGCGGCTGCTCGAGCAGGCACATGGAGTCCTCGAGAGCGAGCAGCAGGTCGCCCCAGTCGGCGCGCTCGTCCTTGCGGCCGATCCGGTACGGCTCGGCGTGGTGGAGAGCGAAGCGCTTGCGGATCTGGCCCTCTCGGGAACCCGAGAGCAGCCCGGTGTCCTCGACAGCGATCCCGGCGTAGACGAAGGTGCCGCCGCAACGCTCGGAGAGCTGCTTGAGCATGTCGGATGCCTCGACGTTCTGCCGGTAGCGCAGGTCGAGGTGGTGGACGTCGTCCACGAGGACGAGCTCCGTGCCGCACTCCCGCAGGGCGTGGGCGACCATCTCGACCAGCCGCCCGTAGGTCGCACCCTTGGGGCTCGGCAGCGCGAGGAACCGCGTGAACTCGTGCAGGAGCTCCTTGGCCGTGCACTGGGCAGGGACGGCGACGTAGACGACGGGGATCTTCCCCGGCGCACCCGCCGGGTGCCCTGTCGTACGGCGGCGCAGCTCGTGCTCCTTGCCGATCTGCATGAGGGTGGTGGTCTTGCCCTGACCCGGCTCGCCCGAGAGGATCACGCCGAGCTTGCCGACGGTGCGGTGGGCGTTGATGAGCATGCGCTCGTGCACGGCGCGCTTGACCTCGCGCAGCTGCGGTGTGTTGATGAACGCCCCGGCCTGGGAGTACCGGATCCGCGCGTCGTTGTAGGCCGCGCGCTCTTCGGCCATCAGGGCCGAGAACTGCGCGAGCGAGAGGCGTTCGGGACGTTCCACCCGTGCGTCGACGAGCGCGCGCCAGCCTTCCTTGCTACCGATCTCCATGTTGCACGCTCCAGTCCTCGCTGTGGATGTCCACGTCGTCGGTGTCGTCGTCGGCCACGAACGTGAAACCGCCCCGGTGCGGCCATGCTTCGCCGGTGTCGCTGCCCGTATCGGTGCCGGCATCGCTGTTGTCCGTGGTCGTCGTCGCTGGGCGCGGCAGCTCGGGTGCCGGCAGGACCTCCGGCCAGGTGGTCTCGAGCAAGCTGGTCGGGTTCATCGGGTCGGCGGCGACGGCCTTGACGCGCGCTGCCTGACGAGGGCTCACGACAGCGTTGCCGGCGGCGGCGAAGCGCTTCATCGTCGTCGTCAGCTCGGCGGCCTCGGCACGTACCTGCCCGTCGTCGGCGCGGTAGGCGTCGCGGGCATGACGCCACACGTCGCCGAGCATCGGGGCGTCGAGCCCACGGTTGGTCCATGCCAGCGGGACGTACTCGTCGCCGAGGTCGAGCCAGACGGTGTAGAGATTGTAGGGGTCGACGCGCACCGGCCAGCGGCCGTCCTGAAGCTTGGACGGCGAGTGCCGACGGCGGAACTCGGCCAGCCGCGCGGAGTCGTAGACCCGGTGGTTGATCGTCACGCCGTAGCGGTTGATGCGCCGGTGCATCAACCGGCAGCAGCCCGATGAAGTCGTCACGTGTGAGCGGTACGTGCAGCTCGGGTGCGACCTGACGGAACGCCCGGCACATCTCGTTGGGCGAGAGTGTGATCGTCGGGTGAAGCGGGTCGCGGAGGCTGTCGTGGCTGCGGTTCTGCCACTCGACGGCGATCCAGTCCTCGAGCAGCTCCTGCATCTGCGCGATGGTGAGCAGCGTCGCCGACTGTGCCTCGACGTCCTTGCCGCGGTACTCGACGCTACGGCCGACGTAGCCGCGCACATGCTGCAGGAACAGGGAGGCGATCGACTCGAAGGTGCGCTCGACGTGCGGCTTGTCGGTCGGGGTGTGCGGAGCCGAGGTGATGAGCGAGATGCCGAGCGTCTGGCAGGCCGAACGGAAGTGGGCGGACAGGTAGTTCTTGCCCCGGTCGGTCGTGATCGTCTCAGGGAAGATGAACGGCTGAGCGTCCCGCAGACGCTCGTAGCGCTCCTGTTCGACCAGTGCCTCTTCGGCCCACGCGGTCGAGATCAGCCGTCGGGTCTCCCGTGCACCCTCGGGGCGACGGGCGTAGGGCACGAGCGCACGCGCGAGCACGACGACGAGGTCCATGCTCTTGGTCGACTCCGGGCGCAGCACCGCCGCGAGCACCGATCGGGTGGCGACGTCGACCATGATCGTCAGGTCGGGCCGGCCGATGGTCTGGTCGTCGATCCGGACCATGACGTCCAGCGGCGTCGAGTCGATCTGCACCTGCTCGCCAGGCCGCAGGGCGATCCGGCCGACGAAATCGCGCCCCGGCTGAAGCGAGAGCGTCTCGCGGGTCTTGGCGGAGCCGAAGGAGTGGCGGCCACGGTCCTCGGCGTCGATCAGCCGGTAGAGCGTGGAGCGGCTCGGCACCGCCACCTCGTCGCCGTAGCGGTCGCGCACCCGCCGGGAGATGTCCGCGATGAGGACCGCGCGGCTGACGGTGGAGCTCTTCGCGCGAGACGCGAGCACCTCGCCGAGGACCTCGACGACACGCGGATCGACGGAGCTCGTCGTCGCGCGTGACCGGCGCTTGTCGAGCAGACCTGCGATGCCCTCCTCGCGGTAGAGCGCGAGCTTGCGGAAGATCGTGCTCCGGCCCACGGTGCGGCCGAGCGCCCGTTGGAGCGTGGCCTGCTCTCGGGAGACTCGCACCTCGACGGGGTCAGCGTCGTCTGTACCGACGATTCGCTCAAGCGAGGCCTGCCACACAGAGACCTCACGGGGGAGCGCGTCATCGGTCGACGCGTCTATCGGCACCATTGCTCTCGAAGGCGTCGCCGGGCTCCCCGTGCGATTGAGCTCCTCGAGCGAGACGCGCAGCTCTGCGCCATCGGCGTCGCGCAGGAGCACCTCGAGCGCCGAGACCGCGATGACGGTGTATGTCGTGCTCGCCCAGGAGATCTGGGTGCCTGCCGTGGCGATCATGCGGACTCCGGGAGCGTCAGGCGCGTACGCAGAGACAGCGGCGTGTCGAGATCAGCGAGCAGATCGCCGTGCCAGATCAGCGCATAGCAGGTGGCGAGGGGGTTCTCGAGGTGATTGAGCGCCCGGGCCACCTCGTCGAGAAGGTGTTCACCGGGCGGCAGTGCCAGGACGGCGCGCGGGTCGTGCCACACCGGGTCGCGATAGCGCATGAGGAACCGCAGGTTCGCGTCGCGCACCGAAGAGACAGGGGAGTACACGCTGTAGCGCAGACCGAGCGCCGTGCACATCCGAGCGGTGCGGTCGAACTGCTCACGTGCGCGACCGTCGATGCGCTCGTGCGGGCGCACGTCGATCACCAGACCCGCACCGTCCGACAGACGTACGAAGAAGTCCGGAGCGTGCCGAGCGCCCAGGCGCGGCCACGAGAGCCACATCGGCTGGCTCGCGATGCCTGCCAGAACGGGCGAGCGGT
This window encodes:
- a CDS encoding IS110 family transposase, with the protein product MTTIAREEQQDQVMIVAGIDTHGDSHTAAVIDTTGRLLGSAQFPANRSGYAALLSWACAFGVLVIAGIEGTGAYGAGLARHLRAAGVELREVDRPDRKSRRFAGKSDPLDAEAAARAALAGTRSGIPKDRAGKVEALRNLRIARRSAVTQRADCQRRMKAIIVTAPDALRERLRGLSDRELIEVCAAARPDTTRADEPEQASKIALRALARRHQSLTAEIAELDALIDPLVADINPRLLALNGVGADVAGQLLVTAGENPGRLRSEAAFAMLCGVAPIPASSGKTHRHRLNRGGDRHANAALYRIVLCRLRWDPRTRAYAARRTTEGLSKKDIIRCLKRLIAREIYTALTT
- a CDS encoding Mu transposase C-terminal domain-containing protein; translation: MHRRINRYGVTINHRVYDSARLAEFRRRHSPSKLQDGRWPVRVDPYNLYTVWLDLGDEYVPLAWTNRGLDAPMLGDVWRHARDAYRADDGQVRAEAAELTTTMKRFAAAGNAVVSPRQAARVKAVAADPMNPTSLLETTWPEVLPAPELPRPATTTTDNSDAGTDTGSDTGEAWPHRGGFTFVADDDTDDVDIHSEDWSVQHGDR
- a CDS encoding ATP-binding protein, producing the protein MEIGSKEGWRALVDARVERPERLSLAQFSALMAEERAAYNDARIRYSQAGAFINTPQLREVKRAVHERMLINAHRTVGKLGVILSGEPGQGKTTTLMQIGKEHELRRRTTGHPAGAPGKIPVVYVAVPAQCTAKELLHEFTRFLALPSPKGATYGRLVEMVAHALRECGTELVLVDDVHHLDLRYRQNVEASDMLKQLSERCGGTFVYAGIAVEDTGLLSGSREGQIRKRFALHHAEPYRIGRKDERADWGDLLLALEDSMCLLEQPQGKILDVARELHALSGGEIGLLKDTLQLAAIRAIESETEKLDQRSLTQAAKALGAGAQLVGSR
- a CDS encoding TniQ family protein, with product MLRALPVPVPPFPRETPDSYAIRLCRRNGLSWAELWHLVERADPRSRRVSNGIFSRVPDVLCRLGGLEPRDHPQLTVMMVVGAPQRLS
- a CDS encoding TnsA-like heteromeric transposase endonuclease subunit, coding for MDLFSPWDAAATDVEEACRVEFEFDGVRLERDASDVFAVPFERCTPVRSFPSWPHKRHYSGHQWMQRLGLHVPFESLAERTCLIELDRSPVLAGIASQPMWLSWPRLGARHAPDFFVRLSDGAGLVIDVRPHERIDGRAREQFDRTARMCTALGLRYSVYSPVSSVRDANLRFLMRYRDPVWHDPRAVLALPPGEHLLDEVARALNHLENPLATCYALIWHGDLLADLDTPLSLRTRLTLPESA